One genomic region from Mauremys reevesii isolate NIE-2019 linkage group 7, ASM1616193v1, whole genome shotgun sequence encodes:
- the SLC18A3 gene encoding vesicular acetylcholine transporter: MATEGGAGLAKSAVEKLSDAMGEKTKQLGTAMQDVHRQRRLILVIVCVALFLDNMLYMVIVPIMPSYLAMWEAQGSNASGVNAKAANASWTKAMLGPAYPPENEDIKIGVLFASKAILQLLVNPLSGTFIDRVGYDIPLLIGLTVMFLSTIIFALAENYATLFAARSLQGLGSAFADTSGIAMIADKYTEESERSRALGIALAFISFGSLVAPPFGGVLYEFAGREVPFLVLASVCLLDCLLLLTVIKPFGNRARENMLVGTPIHRLMIDPYIAVVAGALTTCNIPLAFLEPTIATWMKKNMGASEWEMGVTWLPAFFPHVLGVYITVKLAAKYPHLQWFYGALGMVIIGASSCTVPACRNFGQLIVPLCGICFGIALVDTALLPTLAFLVDVRHVSVYGSVYAIADISYSVAYALGPIVASQIVHSLGFVQLNLGMGLANVLYAPVLLLLKNVCQMKASHSERNILLEEGPKGLYDTIKMQERKGKGKTPHPVGGMEGNSVDSYHRELTGASEEDSSDYEYS, from the coding sequence ATGGCGACCGAAGGGGGAGCCGGACTGGCCAAGTCCGCCGTGGAGAAGCTGTCCGATGCCATGGGCGAGAAGACCAAGCAGCTGGGCACAGCCATGCAGGACGTGCACCGGCAGCGGCGGCTGATCCTGGTCATCGTGTGCGTGGCCCTCTTCCTGGATAACATGCTCTACATGGTGATCGTGCCCATCATGCCGAGCTACCTCGCCATGTGGGAGGCCCAGGGGAGCAACGCCAGCGGGGTTAACGCCAAGGCGGCCAACGCCAGCTGGACCAAGGCCATGCTGGGGCCCGCGTACCCCCCGGAAAACGAGGACATCAAGATCGGGGTGCTCTTCGCCTCCAAGGCCATCCTACAGCTGCTGGTGAACCCGCTGAGCGGGACCTTCATCGACCGCGTGGGCTACGACATCCCGTTGCTGATCGGACTCACCGTCATGTTCCTCTCCACCATCATCTTCGCCCTGGCCGAGAACTACGCCACCCTCTTCGCCGCCCGcagcctgcaggggctgggctcggcCTTCGCCGACACCTCCGGCATCGCCATGATCGCCGACAAGTACACCGAGGAGTCGGAGCGCAGCCGGGCCCTGGGCATCGCCCTGGCCTTCATCTCCTTCGGCAGCCTGGTGGCGCCCCCTTTCGGCGGCGTCCTCTACGAGTTCGCCGGCAGGGAGGTGCCCTTCCTGGTGCTGGCCAGCGTCTGCCTGCTggactgcctgctgctgctcaccGTCATCAAGCCCTTCGGCAACCGGGCTCGGGAGAACATGCTCGTGGGCACCCCCATCCACAGGCTCATGATCGACCCCTACATCGCCGTGGTGGCCGGCGCCCTCACCACGTGCAACATCCCCCTGGCCTTCCTGGAGCCCACCATCGCCACGTGGATGAAGAAGAACATGGGCGCCTCCGAGTGGGAGATGGGGGTCACGTGGCTCCCCGCCTTCTTCCCCCACGTGCTGGGCGTCTACATCACCGTCAAACTGGCCGCCAAGTACCCGCACCTGCAGTGGTTCTATGGGGCCCTGGGCATGGTCATCATCGGGGCCAGCTCGTGCACGGTGCCCGCCTGCCGGAACTTCGGGCAGCTCATCGTCCCGCTGTGCGGCATTTGCTTCGGGATCGCCCTGGTGGACACGGCCCTGCTGCCCACGCTTGCCTTCCTCGTGGACGTGCGCCACGTGTCCGTCTACGGCAGCGTCTATGCCATAGCGGATATCTCCTACTCCGTGGCGTATGCCCTGGGGCCCATAGTCGCCAGCCAGATCGTGCACTCGCTAGGCTTTGTGCAGCTGAACCTGGGCATGGGGCTTGCCAACGTGCTTTACGCCCCGGTCCTCCTGCTCCTCAAAAACGTCTGCCAAATGAAAGCCTCTCACTCCGAGAGGaacatcctgctggaggaaggacCCAAAGGGCTCTATGACACCATCAAAATGCAGGAGCGCAAAGGCAAGGGGAAAACCCCCCATCCAGTAGGGGGGATGGAAGGAAATAGCGTGGACTCTTATCACAGAGAGCTGACAGGGGCCTCGGAGGAGGACTCTTCAGACTATGAATACAGTTAG